The following proteins are co-located in the Mycolicibacterium goodii genome:
- a CDS encoding alpha-keto acid decarboxylase family protein translates to MTDDGYTVGDYLLDRLAELGVTEVFGVPGDYQLEFLDHIVAHPHLTWVGGANELNAGYAADAYGRLRGMAALVTTFGVGELSAANAIAGSYAEHVPVVHIVGAPSKDSQAARRIVHHTLGDGDFEHFLRMSREITCAQANLVPATATREIDRVLSEVREQKRPGYLLLATDVARFPTEPPHTPLPRYSGGTSPRALSLFTKAAAQVIGEHRLTVLADFLVHRMGCVEELDKLLTADTVPHATLMWGKSLVDESSPNFLGIYAGSASEGSVREVIENAPVLVTAGVLFTDMVSGFFSQRIDPARTIDIGVNQSVVAGQVFAPLDMGAALEAIATILTERGIESPALPPAAAPERPAPPPRDAALTQHALWDRLAEALTPGNVVLADQGTSFYGLAGHRLASGVTFIGQPLWASIGYTLPAALGAGVADRDRRTVLLIGDGAAQLTVQELGAFGREGLTPVVVVVNNDGYTVERAIHGVTAPYNDITRWRWTDLPAALGVSDALTFRCRSYGELDDALTVAAETQDRMVFVEVLVERMDIPPLLNELAQSASAANAG, encoded by the coding sequence ATGACCGATGACGGCTACACCGTCGGTGACTACCTGCTGGACCGGCTCGCCGAACTCGGCGTGACCGAGGTCTTCGGCGTCCCCGGCGACTATCAGTTGGAGTTCCTCGACCACATCGTGGCGCACCCGCACCTCACCTGGGTCGGCGGCGCGAACGAACTCAACGCGGGCTACGCCGCCGACGCCTACGGCCGGTTGCGGGGCATGGCGGCGTTGGTCACAACGTTCGGCGTCGGCGAACTCTCGGCGGCCAACGCCATCGCGGGCAGCTACGCCGAGCACGTTCCCGTCGTGCACATTGTGGGCGCGCCGTCGAAGGACTCGCAGGCCGCGCGCCGCATCGTGCACCACACTCTCGGTGACGGCGACTTCGAGCACTTCCTGCGTATGAGCCGCGAAATCACCTGCGCCCAGGCCAATCTGGTGCCCGCGACCGCCACCCGGGAGATCGACCGCGTGTTGTCGGAGGTGCGCGAGCAGAAGCGGCCCGGCTACCTGCTGCTCGCCACCGACGTCGCCCGCTTCCCCACCGAACCCCCGCACACGCCGCTGCCGCGCTACTCCGGCGGCACCAGCCCCCGGGCGCTGTCGCTGTTCACCAAGGCCGCCGCGCAGGTCATCGGCGAGCACCGGTTGACCGTGCTGGCCGACTTCCTGGTGCACCGCATGGGATGCGTCGAGGAGCTCGACAAGCTGCTGACCGCCGACACCGTGCCGCACGCGACGTTGATGTGGGGCAAAAGCCTGGTCGACGAGAGCTCACCGAACTTCCTTGGCATCTACGCCGGTTCGGCCAGTGAGGGTTCGGTACGCGAGGTGATCGAGAACGCGCCGGTGCTGGTGACCGCGGGTGTGCTGTTCACCGACATGGTCAGCGGGTTCTTCAGCCAGCGAATCGACCCCGCCCGCACGATCGACATCGGCGTCAACCAGAGCGTCGTCGCCGGGCAGGTGTTCGCCCCGCTCGACATGGGTGCCGCACTCGAGGCGATCGCCACGATCCTGACCGAACGGGGCATCGAGTCCCCGGCGTTGCCACCCGCCGCCGCGCCGGAACGGCCCGCACCGCCGCCCCGAGACGCCGCGCTGACCCAGCACGCGTTGTGGGACAGGCTCGCCGAGGCGTTGACGCCGGGCAACGTGGTGCTCGCCGATCAGGGCACGTCGTTCTACGGCCTGGCCGGGCACCGGCTGGCCTCGGGGGTGACGTTCATCGGCCAGCCGCTGTGGGCGTCGATCGGCTACACGCTGCCCGCCGCGCTCGGCGCGGGCGTGGCCGACCGCGACCGGCGCACGGTGCTGCTGATCGGTGACGGCGCCGCGCAGCTGACGGTGCAGGAGCTCGGGGCGTTCGGCCGGGAGGGACTCACCCCGGTGGTGGTCGTCGTCAACAACGACGGCTACACCGTCGAACGCGCGATCCACGGTGTCACGGCCCCGTACAACGACATCACCCGGTGGCGGTGGACCGATCTGCCCGCCGCCCTCGGTGTTTCCGATGCGCTGACGTTCCGCTGCCGCAGCTACGGCGAACTCGACGACGCACTGACCGTGGCCGCCGAGACCCAGGACCGCATGGTGTTCGTCGAGGTGCTGGTGGAGCGCATGGACATCCCGCCGCTGCTCAACGAGCTGGCACAGTCCGCGTCGGCCGCGAACGCCGGGTAA
- a CDS encoding CaiB/BaiF CoA transferase family protein, translating into MTKTGPLTGVRVVELGGIGPGPHAAMMLSDLGADVVRVRRPGGLTMPAENVDLLHRGKRIVDLDVKAEPGRLLDLVAKADVLLDCFRPGTCERLGIGPKECEAVNPRLIFARITGWGQDGPLAQTAGHDINYLSQTGALSAIGYRDRPPVAPMNLVADFGGGSMLVLVGIVAALYERERSGKGQVIDAAMVDGVSMLAQMMWTMRATGTLRDERESFLLDGGAPFYRCYETADGGHMAVGSIEPQFFAQLIAGLGLGADEIPGQFEPARYDEMRAIFTERFKSKTRAQWTEIFAGTDACVTPVLTWGEAAENPHLRERATLIDLDGVAQAAAAPRFSRTPASAPGRPPQESTSIDDIGWD; encoded by the coding sequence ATGACGAAGACCGGTCCCCTGACTGGCGTGCGCGTTGTCGAACTCGGCGGAATCGGTCCCGGGCCGCACGCCGCGATGATGTTGTCCGACCTGGGGGCCGACGTGGTCCGGGTGCGCCGCCCGGGCGGGCTGACCATGCCAGCCGAGAACGTCGACCTGCTGCACCGCGGCAAACGCATCGTCGATCTCGACGTCAAGGCCGAACCCGGCAGGCTGCTCGACCTGGTCGCCAAGGCCGATGTGCTGCTGGACTGTTTCCGCCCCGGCACGTGCGAGCGCCTGGGCATCGGCCCGAAGGAGTGCGAGGCGGTCAACCCGCGGCTGATCTTCGCGCGCATCACCGGCTGGGGCCAGGACGGCCCGCTCGCGCAGACCGCGGGCCACGACATCAACTACCTGTCCCAGACGGGTGCGCTGTCGGCCATCGGGTACCGCGACCGGCCGCCCGTCGCGCCGATGAACCTGGTGGCCGACTTCGGTGGCGGGTCGATGCTGGTGCTCGTCGGCATTGTCGCGGCGCTGTACGAACGGGAGCGGTCCGGCAAGGGGCAGGTGATCGACGCCGCGATGGTCGACGGCGTGAGCATGCTGGCGCAGATGATGTGGACCATGCGGGCCACCGGGACGCTGCGCGACGAGCGCGAATCCTTCCTGCTCGACGGCGGTGCCCCGTTCTATCGCTGCTACGAGACCGCCGACGGCGGCCATATGGCGGTCGGGTCGATCGAACCGCAGTTCTTCGCGCAGCTGATCGCGGGCCTGGGGCTGGGTGCCGACGAGATCCCAGGCCAGTTCGAGCCGGCCCGCTATGACGAGATGCGGGCGATCTTCACCGAACGGTTCAAGTCGAAGACACGTGCGCAGTGGACCGAGATCTTCGCGGGCACCGACGCCTGTGTGACGCCCGTGCTGACGTGGGGTGAGGCCGCCGAGAACCCGCATCTGCGGGAGCGTGCGACGCTGATCGACCTCGACGGCGTCGCGCAGGCCGCAGCGGCGCCGCGGTTCTCGCGCACCCCGGCCTCCGCGCCGGGCAGACCGCCGCAGGAGTCGACGAGCATCGACGACATCGGCTGGGATTAG
- a CDS encoding universal stress protein, with product MSTSNAPVVVGIDGSDSAVNAARWAGAVAEKLGAPLHILHALPTLGRNLTDSAGALLAAMMTYQQDCAEIFLKAAVDSVAAERPGLTVTTASLNQPADGALIEVSGRARLVVLGGKAVTPAAALLVGSTSLSVATHAACPVVAYRGDRPEPGDGPIVVGVDGSPAAEHALAAALELADRLGAPLRAVRSMSLHVPAETGVTIPFVIDWEALEAAELTALTETVDKAARRYPNVDAKCFVEVASPAKALMQHGADAQLVVVGTRGRNALAGVLLGSTSLNMLHHSRVPVMICR from the coding sequence ATGAGCACATCGAACGCCCCGGTCGTGGTCGGTATCGACGGCAGCGACAGCGCGGTGAACGCCGCGCGCTGGGCAGGTGCGGTGGCCGAGAAACTCGGCGCACCGCTGCACATCCTGCACGCCCTGCCCACGCTGGGCCGCAACCTGACCGACAGTGCGGGCGCGCTGCTCGCGGCGATGATGACCTACCAGCAGGACTGCGCCGAGATCTTCCTCAAGGCCGCGGTCGATTCGGTCGCCGCCGAGCGGCCGGGCCTGACCGTCACCACGGCGTCGCTCAACCAACCGGCCGACGGGGCGCTGATCGAGGTGAGCGGGCGGGCCCGCCTGGTGGTCCTGGGCGGCAAGGCCGTGACACCGGCCGCGGCGCTGCTGGTCGGGTCGACCTCGCTGTCGGTGGCCACCCATGCCGCGTGTCCCGTGGTGGCCTACCGGGGTGACCGGCCCGAACCCGGCGACGGGCCGATCGTCGTCGGCGTGGACGGCAGCCCGGCCGCCGAGCACGCGCTTGCGGCGGCGCTGGAACTGGCCGACCGGCTCGGGGCGCCGCTGCGCGCGGTGCGGTCGATGTCGTTGCACGTGCCCGCCGAAACCGGCGTGACCATCCCGTTCGTCATCGACTGGGAGGCGCTGGAGGCCGCCGAACTCACCGCGCTCACCGAGACGGTGGACAAGGCCGCGCGCCGGTACCCGAACGTCGACGCGAAGTGCTTCGTCGAGGTCGCCTCACCGGCCAAGGCGCTCATGCAGCATGGCGCCGACGCACAACTCGTCGTCGTCGGCACCCGTGGCCGCAATGCGCTGGCCGGGGTGTTGCTGGGCTCGACGAGCCTGAACATGCTGCACCACAGCCGCGTTCCGGTGATGATCTGCCGGTAG
- a CDS encoding LLM class F420-dependent oxidoreductase gives MSTGVMLRVNPSASNAVDRLIDDARRAYDIGVRQIWLAQQADIDAIAAAGLIGAAVPGLGVGTAVVPINPRHPLLVSAAAQTAQAAAHGNFTLGLGLGARVIEHHAFGIDRTNTVGRLREYLQVLRGAFEKGDANFHGDEYSIEVQWPVRVAGGTPIPIHVAAMGPKALRVTGELADGTLPYLAGPRTVGEFIVPTINDAAEAAGRPQPRVTAMVPVVMSDDVEAARKTAAEQLAFYTTIPSYQKVIAREGVSDITDLAAIGSEDQVRTKLQTYLDAGATDIVLSPLQPDTADLERIWAVVASL, from the coding sequence ATGTCAACCGGAGTGATGCTCAGAGTCAACCCGTCCGCCTCCAACGCCGTCGACAGGCTGATCGACGACGCCCGCCGGGCCTACGACATCGGGGTCCGCCAGATCTGGCTGGCCCAGCAGGCCGACATCGACGCGATCGCCGCGGCCGGTCTGATCGGCGCCGCGGTGCCGGGATTGGGCGTGGGAACCGCGGTGGTGCCGATCAACCCGCGCCATCCGCTGCTGGTCTCCGCGGCCGCCCAGACCGCGCAGGCCGCCGCGCACGGCAACTTCACCCTGGGACTCGGCCTCGGCGCGCGGGTGATCGAGCACCACGCGTTCGGCATCGACCGCACCAACACCGTGGGCCGGCTGCGCGAATACCTGCAGGTGCTGCGCGGGGCGTTCGAGAAGGGTGACGCCAACTTCCACGGCGACGAGTACTCGATCGAGGTGCAGTGGCCCGTGCGCGTGGCCGGCGGGACGCCGATCCCGATTCACGTCGCGGCCATGGGGCCCAAGGCGTTACGGGTGACCGGTGAACTGGCCGACGGCACCCTGCCGTATCTGGCGGGCCCGCGCACCGTCGGCGAGTTCATCGTGCCCACCATCAACGACGCGGCCGAGGCCGCGGGCCGGCCGCAGCCGCGCGTCACCGCGATGGTGCCGGTCGTGATGTCCGACGACGTCGAGGCGGCCAGGAAGACCGCCGCCGAGCAGCTCGCGTTCTACACGACCATCCCGTCGTATCAGAAGGTCATTGCCCGCGAGGGGGTTTCGGATATCACCGATCTGGCGGCCATCGGGTCCGAGGACCAGGTGCGCACCAAGCTGCAGACCTACCTCGACGCAGGCGCCACCGACATCGTCCTGAGCCCGTTGCAGCCCGACACCGCCGACCTCGAAAGGATATGGGCGGTCGTGGCGTCGCTGTGA
- a CDS encoding GntR family transcriptional regulator — MRPPRRSVLLQQLVAVAPSQQAVLDELRRAILDGGVPPGTPIPLAEVAEVFGVSQIPVREALKTLIGEGLVAHRRNAGYTVALLTAQELREMYIVRETLESASLMAAVANATDADRDAAVAANAVLERAIADDDAATYHRESRHFHAALTAPSRMHRLLHMLQAAWNVTEPVQSMVHVSAADRAQLHADHREMLDAFLMRDAERLVAASEAHAARLNAVIAVLPIGTGLLA; from the coding sequence ATGCGGCCCCCTCGGCGTTCGGTACTGCTGCAGCAGTTGGTCGCCGTGGCGCCGTCGCAGCAGGCCGTGCTCGACGAGCTGCGCCGCGCCATCCTCGACGGTGGTGTGCCGCCGGGAACACCGATCCCGCTCGCCGAGGTGGCCGAGGTGTTCGGGGTCAGCCAGATCCCGGTGCGTGAGGCGCTCAAGACGCTCATCGGGGAAGGTCTGGTGGCGCACCGCCGCAACGCCGGTTACACGGTCGCGCTGCTCACCGCCCAGGAGCTGCGCGAAATGTACATCGTGCGTGAGACTTTGGAGTCCGCGTCGCTGATGGCCGCGGTGGCCAACGCGACCGACGCCGACCGGGACGCGGCGGTCGCGGCCAACGCGGTCCTGGAGCGGGCGATCGCCGACGACGACGCCGCCACCTACCACCGGGAGAGTCGCCACTTCCACGCCGCGCTGACCGCACCGTCGCGCATGCACCGGTTGCTGCACATGCTCCAAGCGGCGTGGAATGTCACCGAACCGGTGCAGTCGATGGTGCATGTCAGTGCCGCCGACCGCGCGCAACTGCACGCCGATCACCGCGAGATGCTCGACGCGTTCCTGATGCGCGACGCCGAACGCCTGGTCGCGGCGTCCGAGGCGCATGCGGCCCGGCTCAACGCCGTCATCGCGGTGCTGCCCATCGGCACCGGCCTGCTGGCCTGA
- a CDS encoding NCS1 family nucleobase:cation symporter-1 — MTETAVPNASGDLVEAAGHPIGGGEIKPGYDPRLTNEDLAPLRSQKWGAYNIFAFWMSDVHSVGGYVTAGSLFALGLASWQVLVALLIGITIVNFFCNLVAKPSQQAGVPYPVICRTVFGVLGANIPAIIRGLIAVAWYGIQTFLASAALDIVLVKMFPSLAPYAVVDNYGFAGLSLLGWGSFLLLWVLQACVFWRGMESIRRFIDFCGPAVYVVMFLLCGYLIYKAGWGAIDLNLGDVTYTGWSSIPVMLGAIALVVSYFSGPMLNFGDFSRYGRTFAAVKKGNFLGLPVNFLVFSVLVVVTASLTLPVFGELITDLVETVARIDSTFAIVLGALTFAIATIGINIVANFISPAFDFSNVSPQRISWRAGGMIAAVGSVLITPWNLYNNPEVIHYTLETLGAFIGPLFGVLIADFYLVRKQRVVVDDLFTLDESGKYWYTKGYNKVAVIATVVGAVLAVVPVLLGGSVVGMHTAAQYSWFIGCGVAFGLYHLLAKRDAVVAESLT, encoded by the coding sequence ATGACAGAAACCGCGGTACCCAACGCAAGCGGCGACCTCGTCGAAGCGGCCGGTCACCCGATCGGCGGCGGCGAGATCAAACCGGGTTATGACCCGAGACTGACCAACGAGGACCTCGCCCCGCTGCGCAGCCAGAAGTGGGGCGCCTACAACATCTTCGCGTTCTGGATGTCCGATGTGCACAGCGTCGGCGGCTACGTCACGGCGGGCAGCCTGTTCGCGTTGGGCCTGGCCAGTTGGCAGGTGCTGGTGGCGTTGCTGATCGGCATCACGATCGTCAACTTCTTCTGCAACCTGGTCGCCAAACCCAGCCAGCAGGCCGGTGTGCCGTACCCGGTGATCTGCCGCACCGTGTTCGGTGTGCTGGGGGCCAACATCCCGGCCATCATCCGCGGCCTCATCGCCGTCGCGTGGTACGGCATCCAGACCTTCCTGGCCTCGGCGGCGCTGGACATCGTGCTGGTCAAGATGTTCCCGTCGCTGGCGCCGTACGCCGTGGTCGACAACTACGGTTTCGCGGGCCTGTCGCTGCTGGGCTGGGGGTCGTTCCTGCTGCTGTGGGTGCTGCAGGCGTGCGTGTTCTGGCGCGGCATGGAGTCGATCCGCAGGTTCATCGACTTCTGCGGGCCCGCGGTGTACGTGGTGATGTTCCTGCTGTGCGGTTATCTGATCTACAAGGCCGGTTGGGGTGCGATCGACCTGAACCTCGGCGACGTCACCTACACCGGGTGGTCGTCGATCCCGGTGATGCTCGGCGCGATCGCCCTTGTGGTGTCGTACTTCTCCGGACCGATGCTCAACTTCGGTGACTTCTCGCGCTACGGAAGGACGTTCGCCGCGGTCAAGAAGGGCAACTTCCTCGGTCTGCCGGTCAACTTCCTGGTGTTCTCGGTGCTGGTGGTGGTCACGGCATCGCTGACGCTGCCGGTGTTCGGCGAGTTGATCACCGACCTGGTCGAGACCGTCGCCCGCATCGACAGCACCTTCGCGATCGTGCTGGGCGCCTTGACGTTCGCGATCGCGACGATCGGCATCAACATCGTCGCCAACTTCATCTCACCGGCGTTCGACTTCTCCAACGTCAGCCCACAGCGGATCAGCTGGCGGGCCGGCGGCATGATCGCCGCGGTCGGTTCGGTGCTGATCACGCCGTGGAACCTCTACAACAACCCTGAGGTCATCCATTACACGCTGGAGACCCTCGGCGCGTTCATCGGCCCGCTGTTCGGTGTGCTGATCGCCGATTTCTACCTGGTGCGCAAACAGCGGGTCGTCGTGGACGATCTGTTCACCCTCGACGAGTCAGGAAAGTACTGGTACACCAAGGGCTACAACAAGGTTGCGGTGATCGCGACCGTGGTCGGCGCGGTTCTCGCGGTGGTCCCGGTGCTGCTCGGCGGCTCCGTGGTCGGCATGCACACCGCCGCCCAGTACAGCTGGTTCATCGGCTGCGGTGTCGCGTTCGGCCTGTACCACCTGCTGGCCAAGCGGGACGCGGTGGTCGCAGAGTCGCTCACATGA
- a CDS encoding aspartate/glutamate racemase family protein, with protein sequence MIRIRMVNPNTTTSMTEGIGRCASAVAGPDTEITAVTSQFGPPSIESHYDEAMSVPGLLDAIADGERAGADGHVIACFGDPGLDAAREIATGPVIGIAEAAMYAASHLGRGFSVVTTLARTTGRAAELAERYGMQRFCLGIHACEIPVLDLETDPTAQKVVTEACREAVEHDRSDAIVLGCAGMAQMCRAISEELGVPVVDGVSAATLTVQSLVAMGLSTGKRGEYATPPAKRYIDRR encoded by the coding sequence ATGATCCGGATCCGGATGGTCAATCCGAACACCACCACATCGATGACCGAGGGGATCGGCCGCTGCGCCAGTGCAGTGGCCGGTCCCGATACCGAGATCACCGCCGTCACCTCACAATTCGGGCCACCGTCCATCGAGAGCCACTACGACGAGGCGATGAGCGTTCCCGGACTGCTCGACGCGATCGCCGACGGCGAGCGGGCCGGGGCCGACGGGCATGTGATCGCGTGCTTCGGCGATCCGGGACTCGACGCGGCGCGTGAGATCGCAACCGGTCCGGTGATCGGCATCGCCGAGGCCGCGATGTACGCCGCGAGCCACCTGGGCCGGGGTTTCTCGGTGGTGACGACGCTCGCGCGCACCACGGGCCGGGCCGCCGAACTTGCCGAACGCTATGGCATGCAACGCTTCTGCCTCGGCATCCATGCGTGCGAGATCCCGGTACTCGACCTGGAGACCGATCCGACCGCGCAGAAGGTGGTCACCGAGGCGTGCCGCGAGGCCGTCGAACACGACCGGTCCGACGCGATCGTGCTGGGGTGTGCGGGCATGGCGCAGATGTGCCGGGCCATCTCCGAGGAACTCGGCGTTCCCGTGGTCGACGGCGTGAGTGCGGCGACGCTCACGGTGCAGTCACTCGTGGCGATGGGGCTCAGCACCGGCAAGCGCGGCGAGTACGCGACACCGCCGGCCAAGCGGTACATCGACCGGCGCTAG
- the puuE gene encoding allantoinase PuuE — translation MSNPRDSYPRDMVGYGRTPPNPRWPGDAVIAVQFVLNYEEGAENCVLDGDPASETFLSEMTPAEAFGNRHMSMESLYEYGSRAGLWRVLRVFEQRGIPLTIFAVARAMQRNPEAVAAFTELGHEIACHGLRWKSYQLTDRDTEREHMAEAVRILEELTGSAPLGWYTGRDSPHTRELVVEHGGFVYDSDSYADDLPYWVAVNGTDHLVVPYTLDTNDMRFASPAGFANGEEFFAHLRDAFDVLYAEGVSGAPKMLSVGLHCRLVGRPARTAALQRFLDHVQSHDRVWLARRIEIAEHWRQVHPS, via the coding sequence ATGAGCAATCCGAGGGACAGCTATCCGAGAGACATGGTGGGCTACGGTCGTACGCCCCCGAATCCACGGTGGCCCGGCGACGCGGTGATCGCGGTGCAGTTCGTGCTCAACTACGAAGAGGGCGCGGAGAACTGCGTGCTGGACGGCGATCCGGCGTCGGAGACGTTCCTGTCGGAGATGACGCCCGCCGAGGCGTTCGGCAACCGGCACATGAGCATGGAATCGCTCTACGAGTACGGCTCCCGGGCCGGATTGTGGCGTGTGCTGCGGGTTTTCGAGCAGCGCGGCATACCGCTGACGATCTTCGCGGTGGCCCGGGCCATGCAGCGCAATCCCGAGGCGGTCGCGGCGTTCACCGAACTGGGCCACGAGATCGCCTGCCACGGGCTGCGGTGGAAGTCCTATCAGTTGACCGACCGCGACACCGAACGTGAGCACATGGCCGAGGCGGTGCGGATCCTCGAAGAGCTCACCGGCTCCGCACCGCTGGGCTGGTACACCGGCCGCGACTCGCCGCACACGCGTGAACTGGTCGTCGAGCACGGCGGATTCGTGTACGACTCCGATTCCTACGCCGACGATCTGCCGTACTGGGTGGCCGTCAACGGCACCGACCACCTCGTGGTGCCCTACACGCTCGACACCAACGACATGCGATTCGCCTCACCGGCCGGCTTCGCCAACGGCGAGGAGTTCTTCGCGCATCTGCGCGACGCGTTCGACGTGCTCTACGCCGAGGGGGTTTCCGGTGCACCCAAGATGCTCTCGGTCGGCCTGCACTGCCGGCTGGTCGGACGTCCCGCGAGAACCGCCGCACTGCAACGCTTCCTGGATCACGTGCAGTCCCATGACCGGGTGTGGCTGGCTCGGCGGATCGAGATCGCCGAGCACTGGCGGCAAGTGCACCCCAGCTAG
- the alc gene encoding allantoicase: MTETPPDFIWLPDLALRSLGGAVVWANDETFAEKENLISPGPSQYRPATFGHKGQIYDGWETRRRRQPGHDSAIVRLGVPGVIRGIVVDTAWFKGNYPPEVSVDAIEADGYPTAEQLATSADWTPIIERCRVYGDTRNNFEVRSEDRWTHVRLNIYPDGGVARLRVHGEGRPDKRLMGIGPLDLAALENGALVLDCSNRFYSSPHNLIFPGLAQVMGDGWETARRRDGGNDWVRIRLAGAGRVRLAEIDTSYFVGNCPGEAALSGLRADGQWVQVLPRTALLPDTRHRFLVDVADVVSQVRLDIYPDGGLARLRLYGELA, from the coding sequence ATGACCGAAACCCCACCGGATTTCATCTGGCTACCCGATCTGGCCCTGCGGTCGTTGGGTGGCGCGGTGGTGTGGGCCAACGACGAGACGTTCGCCGAGAAGGAGAACCTGATCTCCCCCGGGCCGTCGCAGTACCGACCGGCGACGTTCGGACACAAGGGTCAGATCTACGACGGCTGGGAGACCCGCAGGCGCCGTCAGCCCGGGCACGATTCGGCGATCGTGCGGCTCGGCGTGCCCGGGGTGATCCGCGGCATCGTCGTCGACACCGCATGGTTCAAGGGCAACTACCCGCCCGAGGTGTCGGTCGACGCCATCGAGGCCGACGGTTATCCCACCGCGGAGCAACTGGCCACCAGCGCCGACTGGACGCCGATCATCGAACGTTGCCGCGTCTACGGCGACACCCGCAACAACTTCGAGGTGCGATCCGAGGACCGCTGGACACACGTGCGGCTCAACATCTATCCCGACGGCGGCGTGGCGCGCCTGCGCGTGCACGGAGAAGGCCGCCCCGACAAGCGGTTGATGGGGATCGGGCCGCTGGATCTCGCGGCCCTGGAGAACGGCGCGCTGGTACTGGACTGCTCGAACCGTTTCTACAGCTCGCCGCACAACCTGATCTTCCCGGGCCTGGCCCAGGTGATGGGCGACGGCTGGGAGACCGCGCGTCGTCGCGACGGTGGAAACGACTGGGTGCGAATCCGTCTGGCCGGAGCCGGACGGGTGCGGCTGGCCGAGATCGACACCTCCTACTTCGTGGGCAACTGCCCGGGCGAGGCCGCCTTGAGCGGGTTGCGCGCCGACGGGCAGTGGGTGCAGGTGTTGCCGCGCACCGCGTTGCTGCCCGATACCCGGCACCGCTTCCTCGTCGACGTCGCCGATGTGGTGTCGCAGGTGCGTCTGGACATCTACCCCGACGGGGGCCTCGCGCGCCTGCGACTGTACGGAGAACTGGCATGA
- a CDS encoding pyridoxal phosphate-dependent aminotransferase: MTVRRLQPFAVTIFAEMSALATRLGAVNLGQGFPDEDGPAEMLKVAQNAIADGVNQYPPGLGVPELRQAIAAQRKRHYGIEYDPDTEVLVTVGATEAIAASLIGLVEPGSEVLVIEPFYDSYSPAIAMAGCERRAVPLVPDGRGFAIDVDALRAAVTPATKALILNSPHNPTGAVASDAELRAVAALAVERDLLVITDEVYEALVFDGYEHRPLAGYPGMRDRTVTISSAAKMFNATGWKIGWACGTPELIAGVRAAKQYLTYVGGAPFQPAIAHALNHEDGWVGDLRDSFQAKRDRLGSALAEIGFEVHDSRGTYFLCADPRPLGYDDSTAFCAELPTRAGVAAIPMSAFCDPDAPHADVWNHLVRFAFCKRDGTLDEAIRRLQVLRRC, translated from the coding sequence ATGACCGTGCGCAGACTGCAGCCGTTCGCCGTGACCATCTTCGCCGAGATGTCGGCGCTGGCCACGCGCCTCGGCGCGGTCAACCTGGGCCAGGGTTTCCCCGACGAGGACGGGCCTGCCGAGATGCTCAAGGTGGCACAGAACGCCATCGCCGACGGCGTCAACCAGTACCCGCCGGGCCTCGGGGTGCCGGAGCTGCGGCAGGCGATCGCCGCGCAGCGAAAGCGTCACTACGGCATCGAGTACGACCCCGACACCGAGGTGCTGGTCACCGTCGGCGCCACCGAGGCGATCGCGGCGTCACTCATCGGGCTCGTCGAACCGGGCTCCGAGGTGCTGGTGATCGAGCCGTTCTACGACTCCTACTCTCCGGCGATCGCGATGGCGGGCTGTGAGCGCCGCGCGGTGCCCCTGGTGCCCGACGGGCGAGGGTTCGCCATCGACGTCGACGCACTGCGTGCCGCGGTCACCCCCGCGACCAAGGCCTTGATCCTCAACTCGCCGCACAACCCCACCGGCGCGGTGGCCTCCGACGCCGAGCTGCGCGCGGTCGCGGCCCTGGCCGTCGAACGCGACCTGCTGGTGATCACCGACGAGGTCTACGAGGCCCTGGTGTTCGACGGCTACGAGCACCGGCCGCTGGCGGGATACCCGGGCATGCGCGACCGCACCGTCACGATCTCCAGTGCGGCCAAGATGTTCAACGCGACCGGCTGGAAGATCGGCTGGGCCTGCGGCACGCCCGAGCTGATCGCCGGGGTGCGCGCGGCCAAGCAGTACCTCACCTACGTGGGCGGTGCCCCGTTCCAGCCCGCCATCGCGCATGCGCTCAACCACGAGGACGGCTGGGTCGGCGACCTGCGCGATTCGTTCCAGGCCAAACGCGACCGGCTGGGTTCGGCGCTGGCCGAGATCGGGTTCGAGGTACACGACAGCCGCGGCACCTACTTCCTGTGCGCCGACCCGCGTCCACTCGGTTACGACGACAGCACCGCGTTCTGCGCCGAACTGCCCACCAGGGCCGGCGTCGCGGCCATCCCCATGTCGGCGTTCTGCGATCCCGACGCACCACACGCCGATGTGTGGAATCACTTGGTGCGCTTCGCGTTCTGCAAGCGTGACGGCACGCTCGACGAGGCGATCCGCCGGCTTCAGGTGCTGCGAAGGTGCTGA